From one Candidatus Zymogenus saltonus genomic stretch:
- a CDS encoding MBL fold metallo-hydrolase, with amino-acid sequence MVSIEISIEKGVHTFTLPLLFPLNPVNVYFIPGEVPTLIDTGLDTEPAWEKLVSGIERLGFSMADVRRIILTHGHIDHMGLCGKIIGHVDAEVLIHPADEFRVTAGVEELVKMMEKNAHRFVSMGLSERDVDRIFRNYIKLMRRFYAPLSRCSFIEEGDEIDLGGFTLKVVGTPGHTGGSISLIDGKGVLFSGDHVMNGVATNPLPEMTADAGVGLVPYIESLKKVLGLEPRLIYPGHGDAIADPRDHVEKTLAFHDDLFARVESNIDDGWITPADLTSRIFPELAGIYASHVVFEVNGYLEALCVSGRAESREEGGLSRFRAV; translated from the coding sequence ATGGTATCTATTGAAATATCCATTGAAAAAGGCGTCCACACCTTCACGCTCCCCCTCCTCTTTCCATTAAATCCGGTAAACGTCTATTTTATTCCAGGGGAAGTCCCTACGCTGATAGACACGGGGCTTGACACGGAGCCGGCCTGGGAGAAGCTCGTCTCCGGCATAGAGCGGCTCGGCTTTTCGATGGCCGATGTCAGGAGAATAATCCTGACGCACGGCCACATCGACCACATGGGCCTTTGTGGGAAGATCATCGGGCACGTCGACGCCGAGGTATTGATACACCCGGCGGACGAGTTCAGGGTGACAGCCGGGGTCGAAGAGCTCGTAAAGATGATGGAGAAAAACGCCCATCGTTTTGTTTCTATGGGGCTTTCCGAAAGGGACGTAGACAGGATATTCAGAAACTACATAAAGCTTATGAGGCGGTTTTACGCGCCCCTCTCCCGCTGCTCCTTTATCGAGGAGGGGGACGAGATAGACCTCGGGGGCTTTACGCTAAAGGTTGTCGGTACGCCCGGCCACACGGGGGGGAGCATTTCGCTTATCGACGGCAAAGGGGTTCTCTTCTCCGGCGACCACGTGATGAACGGGGTGGCCACAAACCCCCTCCCGGAGATGACGGCTGACGCCGGCGTAGGGCTCGTGCCTTACATCGAATCCCTCAAAAAGGTTTTGGGGCTTGAGCCGAGGCTGATCTACCCCGGCCACGGGGATGCGATCGCGGATCCCCGTGATCACGTTGAGAAAACCCTCGCCTTTCACGACGACCTCTTCGCCAGGGTTGAGAGCAACATCGACGACGGCTGGATAACACCGGCCGATCTGACATCGAGGATATTCCCGGAGCTGGCCGGGATTTACGCCTCCCACGTGGTCTTCGAGGTGAATGGCTACCTCGAGGCGCTCTGCGTAAGTGGAAGAGCGGAGTCGAGGGAGGAGGGGGGCTTGAGCCGGTTTCGCGCCGTTTGA